A window of Arcobacter acticola genomic DNA:
TTTAGTTGAAGAAATAAGAAGATTGTGAAAGCAATATCAAAGAATTACAAAGTTATTATGTGCGCGAAATTATTCAAATAAATATTAAAATAGAAGTAAAAGAATATAAAAAATATTAGGAGAAAATACAAATGAATGATAAATTAATAGTTGGTAAATATGAATTTAATAGCAGGCTTATAGTTGGTTCTGGAAAATATAAAGATTTTCAAACAACTAAAGAAGCTACCCTTGCAAGTGGAAGTGAATTAATTACAGTTGCAATTAGAAGGGTAAATATTACTAATCCAAATGAAGAAAACTTATTAGATTACTTCAAAGGTACTAATATTAAATTATTACCAAATAGTGCAGGGTGTTTCACAGCAGAAGAAGCAATAACAACTTTTAGACTAATGAGAGAAGCAACTGGTATTGATATTATAAAGCTTGAAGTTATTGGTGATGCTAAGAAAACTTTATACCCAGATGTAATAGAAACAATAAAAGCTTGCGAAATCTTAAAAAAAGAAGGTTTTACAATTATGGCTTATACAAGTGATGATCCAATTATTGCAAAAAGACTAGAAGATGCAGGTGCAGATGCAATTATGCCATTAGCTGCACCAATAGGT
This region includes:
- a CDS encoding thiazole synthase, translating into MNDKLIVGKYEFNSRLIVGSGKYKDFQTTKEATLASGSELITVAIRRVNITNPNEENLLDYFKGTNIKLLPNSAGCFTAEEAITTFRLMREATGIDIIKLEVIGDAKKTLYPDVIETIKACEILKKEGFTIMAYTSDDPIIAKRLEDAGADAIMPLAAPIGSGLGIQNPYNIAFIRDAVKVPVLVDAGLGCASDASYAMELGADGILANTAIAQAQNPMAMAEAFRYATIAGRLSYQAGRIPKKPYATASSPIDGLIHF